One part of the Rhodococcus oxybenzonivorans genome encodes these proteins:
- a CDS encoding endonuclease/exonuclease/phosphatase family protein, protein MIAAWGVRALTALGWCAVLVGVSGVVLRFLDVHNQRLLVLASAAPYLMAAAAVGVLVLGVTRHWVGFGVALTVAAVATLSQAPLYLANGSAPAASGPEVTVMQANIWLGNADPDSLRRQIEDNDVDVVTVNELTPEAVGRLEASGISSVLPHSFLRPGTGGVGTGIWSRYPLSEQIHHEEFLLTALSARITLPDGASAAVYALHPVPPWPVDSAVWAGEMDRIKALLDGIPEDSGPVILSGDFNSTRDHVKYRNLVSGRFRDAADQVGAGIQNTYPADRQPFPPMIAIDHIVTSGARAQSIESVVIAGSDHRGLIATITLGP, encoded by the coding sequence GTGATCGCCGCCTGGGGGGTGCGGGCGCTCACTGCCCTCGGGTGGTGCGCGGTGCTCGTCGGGGTGTCCGGTGTGGTGCTCCGATTCCTCGACGTGCACAACCAACGACTCCTCGTGCTGGCGTCGGCCGCCCCCTATTTGATGGCCGCGGCAGCGGTCGGGGTACTGGTTCTCGGAGTGACGCGGCACTGGGTCGGATTCGGGGTGGCCCTGACAGTCGCGGCGGTAGCCACGTTGTCGCAGGCTCCGCTCTATCTGGCGAACGGTTCGGCGCCGGCGGCATCTGGTCCGGAAGTGACTGTGATGCAAGCCAATATCTGGCTTGGCAACGCGGATCCCGATTCGCTGAGGAGGCAGATCGAGGACAACGACGTCGATGTGGTCACCGTGAACGAACTGACGCCCGAGGCTGTCGGGCGGCTCGAGGCGTCGGGTATCTCGTCCGTGTTGCCTCACTCGTTTCTGCGGCCCGGGACCGGCGGAGTAGGAACCGGGATCTGGAGCCGGTATCCGCTGTCCGAACAGATACACCACGAGGAGTTTCTGCTGACGGCGCTGTCGGCGCGGATAACCCTTCCGGACGGCGCGAGTGCGGCCGTGTACGCCCTGCATCCCGTTCCGCCCTGGCCGGTGGATTCCGCGGTGTGGGCGGGGGAGATGGACCGCATCAAGGCGTTGCTCGACGGGATCCCCGAGGACTCGGGTCCGGTGATTCTCAGCGGCGATTTCAATTCCACCCGCGATCACGTCAAGTACCGCAATCTGGTGAGCGGCCGCTTCCGGGACGCCGCCGACCAGGTGGGTGCCGGAATCCAGAACACGTATCCGGCGGACCGGCAGCCATTTCCGCCGATGATCGCAATCGACCACATCGTGACGAGCGGGGCACGGGCGCAGTCGATCGAGTCGGTGGTGATCGCCGGTTCGGATCATCGGGGCTTGATCGCAACAATCACCCTCGGACCCTGA